A part of Aspergillus flavus chromosome 5, complete sequence genomic DNA contains:
- a CDS encoding putative 1-aminocyclopropane-1-carboxylate deaminase (unnamed protein product): protein MPDTIPLPPPFSTIPRTPLTLGPSPIHPLPRITADLNQTATIYAKRDDLNSGLAYGGNKTRKLEYLAADALAQNATTLVSIGGVQSNHTRQVAAVAARLGLKARLVQEHWVDWEDPGYDVVGNIQLSRLMGADVRMEDAGFGIEHKETLKKLREECEGNGERPYYIPAGASDHPLGGLGFARWAFEVREQEREMGVVFDDVVVCAVTGSTMAGMVAGFKLIEKLYPGEKKKRVIGIDGSAKPVETKAQVLRIARNTAVQIGLKEEDITEEDVILNEDYHAGTYGIPDKATWEAIEYAARMEAFITDPVYEGKSFAGMVDLIKKGEITGNVLYAHLGGQLALNAYSRLGETK from the coding sequence atgcCCGACACCATCCCCCTCCCACCCCCCTTCTCCACCATCCCCCGAACCCCCCTAACCCTGGGCCCCTCGCCCATCCACCCCCTCCCCCGAATAACCGCCGACCTGAACCAAACCGCCACCATCTACGCCAAACGCGACGACCTCAACTCCGGCCTCGCCTACGGGGGCAACAAGACCCGGAAACTCGAGTACCTGGCCGCCGACGCCTTAGCCCAGAACGCCACGACGCTGGTTTCCATCGGCGGCGTGCAAAGCAACCACACACGGCAggtggcggcggtggcggcgCGATTGGGGCTCAAGGCGCGGCTGGTGCAGGAGCATTGGGTGGACTGGGAGGATCCGGGGTATGATGTTGTGGGGAATATTCAGTTGAGTCGGCTGATGGGGGCGGATGTAAGGATGGAGGATGCCGGGTTTGGGATTGAGCATAAGGAGACactgaagaagttgaggGAGGAGTGTGAGGGGAATGGGGAGCGGCCGTATTATATTCCTGCGGGGGCGTCGGATCATCCGTTGGGTGGATTGGGGTTTGCGAGGTGGGCGTTTGAGGTCAGGGAGCAGGAGCGGGAGATGGGGGTGGTGTTTGATGATGTGGTGGTTTGTGCGGTTACGGGGTCCACGATGGCGGGCATGGTCGCTGGCTTTAAGTTGATTGAGAAGTTGTATCccggggaaaagaagaagagggtcATTGGCATTGATGGGTCGGCGAAGCCCGTGGAGACGAAGGCGCAGGTGTTGCGGATTGCCAGGAACACGGCTGTGCAGATTGGattgaaggaagaggatattACCGAGGAGGATGTGATTCTCAATGAGGACTATCATGCCGGCACTTATGGCATTCCCGATAAGGCGACGTGGGAGGCCATTGAGTATGCCGCGCGGATGGAGGCGTTTATTACGGATCCAGTATACGAGGGAAAGAGTTTTGCGGGAATGGTGGACTTGATTAAGAAAGGGGAGATTACGGGCAATGTGCTGTATGCGCATCTGGGTGGGCAGTTGGCCCTCAACGCTTACTCGCGCCTTGGGGAGACGAAATAG
- a CDS encoding myo-inositol-1-phosphate synthase (inositol-3-phosphate synthase): MAPHANSDVAANGAVNGSAQSSLFTVNSPNVEYTDNEIKSKYAYHTTDITRTADNKLVATPKATTYHFKVDRKVGKVGMMMVGWGGNNGSTVTAGIIANRRGLQWETREGMRAANYYGSVVMSSTVKLGTDPKTGEEINIPFQDMLPMVHPNDLAIGGWDISSMNIADAMDRAQVLEPSLKQLVRKEMAEMKPLPSIYYPDFIAANQEDRADNVLEGTKACWAHVEKIQQDIRDFKAQHGLDKVIVMWTANTERYADIVPGVNDTADNLLNSIKTGHEEVAPSTVFAVACILENTPFINGSPQNTFVPGALELAEKHKAFIGGDDFKSGQTKMKSALVDFLINAGIKLTSIASYNHLGNNDGKNLSSQKQFRSKEISKSNVVDDMVAANHILYEKDEHPDHTVVIKYMPAVGDNKRALDEYYAEIFMGGHQTISLFNICEDSLLASPLIIDLVVLAEMMTRVSWKAEEAADYKGFHSVLSVLSYMLKAPLTPPGTPVVNALNKQRNALTNIFRACVGLQPESDMTLEHKLF; this comes from the exons ATGGCTCCCCACGCTAATTCGGATGTTGCTGCCAATGGCGCCGTGAACGGGTCGGCTCAATCCTCTCTGTTTACTGTCAATTCCCCCAATGTCGAGTACACCGACAATGAGATCAAGAGCAAGTATGCCTACCACACTACCGACATCACTCGTACCGCCGACAACAAGCTGGTCGCCACTCCCAAGGCGACTACCTACCACTTTAAGGTTGACCGCAAAGTGGGCAAGGTTGGTATGATGATGGTCGGCTGGGGTGGTAACAACGGGTCCACTGTGACGGCCGGTATTATTGCCAATCGCCGTGGCCTCCAGTGGGAGACTCGTGAGGGCATGCGTGCTGCCAACTACTACGGCTCTGTCGTCATGAGCTCGACTGTCAAGCTAGGAACTGACCCCAAGACCGGTGAGGAGATCAACATTCCCTTCCAGGACATGCTGCCGATGGTCCACCCCAATGATCTCGCCATTGGTGGATGGGACATCAGCAGCATGAACATCGCCGATGCCATGGACCGGGCTCAGGTCCTCGAGCCTTCTCTCAAGCAGTTGGTCCGCAAGGAAATGGCCGAGATGAAGCCACTGCCTAGCATCTACTATCCCGACTTTATTGCTGCCAACCAGGAGGACCGTGCCGACAACGTCCTCGAGGGAACCAAGGCTTGCTGGGCTCACGTGGAGAAGATCCAGCAGGACATCCG GGACTTCAAGGCCCAGCACGGTCTGGACAAGGTGATTGTCATGTGGACTGCCAACACCGAGCGGTACGCCGACATCGTCCCCGGTGTCAATGATACCGccgacaacctcctcaacTCGATCAAGACTGGCCATGAGGAAGTTGCCCCGTCCACTGTCTTTGCCGTCGCCTGTATCTTGGAGAACACTCCTTTCATCAACGGTTCGCCCCAGAACACCTTCGTCCCCGGCGCCCTTGAGCTGGCCGAGAAGCACAAGGCCTTCATCGGCGGAGACGACTTCAAGTCGGGCCAGACCAAGATGAAGTCGGCTCTCGTGGACTTCCTCATCAATGCTGGTATCAAGCTTACTTCCATCGCCAGCTACAACCACCTGGGCAACAACGACGGCAAGAACCTGAGCTCCCAGAAGCAATTCCGCTCCAAGGAGATCTCCAAGTCCAACGTGGTGGATGACATGGTTGCGGCCAACCACATCCTGTACGAGAAGGATGAGCATCCGGACCACACCGTGGTGATCAAGTACATGCCGGCCGTGGGTGACAACAAGCGTGCTCTGGATGAGTACTACGCCGAGATCTTCATGGGCGGTCACCAGACCATCAGCTTGTTCAACATCTGCGAGGACTCCTTGCTGGCTTCCCCTCTGATCATCGACTTGGTTGTGCTTGCCGAGATGATGACCCGCGTCAGCTggaaggcggaggaggcTGCCGACTACAAGGGCTTCCACAGTGTGCTCAGCGTCCTGAGCTACATGCTCAAGGCTCCTCTGACTCCCCCGGGCACCCCGGTTGTCAACGCGCTCAACAAGCAGCGCAATGCGTTGACCAACATCTTCCGTGCTTGCGTTGGCCTCCAGCCGGAATCGGATATGACTTTGGAGCACAAGCTGTTCTAG
- a CDS encoding putative short-chain dehydrogenase, translating into MASLDIPHETLVKLKDKIILITGGSSGIGRATVELCLQLGAKAVIGDLSPPPSDLSSTENLKFVKADTSSWDSLRNLFNEAVKTFGRIDHVFANAGIAPRTNFLDESLDENGELAPPDLKVLKVNLIGAIYTTRLAVHHFRKFAEQHNGIATGSVVFTASASSFQTFGAPDYATAKHGVLGLMRSLVGQLPGNVRVNGIAPSWTTTGLVSADFLASLGVITQDPGVVARSVAFLFAESTRNGHLIYSWEGNYKEIEQAEGGLLSTLKNILGNPVSEDEVLQRMKGKASTGK; encoded by the exons ATGGCCAGCCTAGACATTCCACACGAAACACTAGTAAAACTCAAGGACAAAATCATTCTGATTACAG GCGGTTCCTCGGGCATCGGCCGCGCAACTGTCGAGTTATGTCTCCAGCTAGGAGCAAAAGCCGTCATCGGAGACCTCAGCCCCCCTCCATCTGACTTGTCAAGCACCGAGAATCTGAAGTTCGTAAAAGCAGACACCAGCTCCTGGGACAGCCTACGAAATCTGTTCAACGAAGCCGTCAAGACATTCGGTCGAATAGACCACGTCTTCGCAAACGCCGGCATCGCCCCAAGAACAAACTTTCTGGATGAATCACTCGACGAAAACGGAGAGCTCGCGCCCCCAGACCTGAAGGTGCTCAAAGTTAACCTGATTGGAGCGATATACACGACCAGACTGGCAGTTCATCATTTCCGGAAGTTCGCAGAACAGCACAACGGGATTGCCACCGGAAGTGTTGTCTTCACGGCTTCCGCGTCGTCGTTCCAGACCTTTGGCGCTCCTGATTATGCCACGGCGAAGCATGGTGTCTTGGGGCTTATGCGTAGCTTGGTCGGTCAACTGCCCGGGAATGTTCGTGTCAACGGTATTGCACCGTCGTGGACGACGACAGGTCTTGTTTCTGCTGACTTCCTTGCGTCGTTGGGTGTGATTACACAAGATCCGGGGGTTGTAGCGAGGAGTGTGGCGTTTCTTTTTGCCGAGTCGACGAGGAATGGCCATCTAATTTATAGCTGGGAAGGCAACTATAAGGAGATTGAACAGGCGGAGGGAGGACTCCTCAGTACGCTAAAAAATATCCTTGGGAACCCTGTTAGTGAGGATGAAGTCCTCCAGaggatgaaaggaaaagcaagcACCGGGAAGTAA